From the Maioricimonas rarisocia genome, one window contains:
- a CDS encoding sterol desaturase family protein, with protein MDTQTEIIVRLSAFAGVLLAMTLWELSSPRRKLAAGKGGRWTSNLLLVAINTVAARLIIPVTAVAAALTAESGGWGLLHQVAWPYWLEVTLAVIALDLVIYFQHVLFHAVPALWRLHKVHHADLDVDVTTGIRFHTLEILLSALLKLAAVVAFGAPALAVVLFEVILNATSMFNHSNVKMPEKVDRLLRWIVVTPDMHRIHHSIIRRETDSNFGFNLPWWDRLLGTYRSDPQEGHERMTLGITDYREEDDVERLHHMLLIPFRRAKQATTARRSETENEPQG; from the coding sequence GTGGACACTCAAACCGAGATCATCGTCCGACTCAGTGCGTTCGCCGGCGTCCTGCTGGCGATGACGCTGTGGGAACTGTCGTCACCCCGGCGGAAACTGGCGGCAGGCAAGGGAGGCCGCTGGACGAGCAACCTCCTGCTGGTCGCCATCAATACGGTGGCAGCCCGGCTGATCATCCCGGTCACGGCGGTCGCCGCGGCACTCACGGCGGAGTCGGGCGGCTGGGGGCTGCTGCATCAGGTCGCCTGGCCCTACTGGCTGGAAGTCACGCTGGCCGTCATCGCTCTCGACCTGGTGATCTACTTTCAGCATGTTCTGTTTCACGCGGTCCCGGCCCTGTGGCGACTGCATAAGGTGCATCATGCCGACCTCGACGTGGACGTCACGACCGGCATCCGGTTTCACACGCTGGAGATCCTTCTGTCGGCACTGCTGAAGCTGGCTGCCGTCGTGGCGTTTGGTGCCCCGGCACTGGCGGTCGTGCTCTTCGAAGTGATTCTGAACGCAACGTCGATGTTCAATCACAGCAACGTGAAGATGCCGGAGAAAGTGGATCGTCTGCTGCGATGGATCGTCGTCACCCCCGACATGCATCGGATTCACCATTCGATTATTCGCCGCGAAACGGACAGCAACTTCGGCTTCAACCTGCCCTGGTGGGACCGCCTGCTCGGGACGTATCGGTCAGATCCTCAGGAAGGTCATGAGAGAATGACACTCGGCATCACGGACTACCGGGAGGAAGACGACGTCGAGCGTCTGCACCACATGCTGCTGATTCCCTTTCGCAGGGCGAAACAGGCGACGACAGCACGGCGGTCGGAGACGGAGAACGAGCCGCAGGGATAA
- a CDS encoding ECF-type sigma factor: protein MATSSNPEPIDVTLLLEQVRRDGRSTDELLAAVYQELRRLATGKLAHEPAGQTLQATALVHEAYLRLIGNRSLTWDHRGHFFAAAAEAMRRILVENARRKQRLRHGGDRHRAELSEIALGVDAPDDDLLDISDALDAFAAESPHKAELVKLRYFAGLSEAEAAEVLGISRATAARWWSYARAWLYHRLRSSPQSSQAGD, encoded by the coding sequence GTGGCCACCTCTTCCAATCCTGAACCGATCGACGTCACGCTGCTGCTCGAGCAGGTCCGCCGGGATGGCCGGTCGACCGATGAGCTGCTGGCCGCCGTCTATCAGGAACTCCGCCGGCTGGCGACCGGCAAGCTGGCACACGAACCGGCCGGGCAGACACTGCAGGCAACTGCCCTCGTGCACGAAGCCTACCTGCGGCTGATCGGCAACCGCTCGCTGACCTGGGATCATCGGGGACACTTTTTCGCCGCCGCGGCCGAGGCAATGCGGCGCATCCTCGTGGAGAACGCCCGCCGCAAACAGCGGTTGCGACACGGCGGTGACCGTCACCGGGCCGAACTGAGTGAAATTGCCCTGGGTGTCGACGCTCCGGACGATGACCTGCTCGACATCAGCGATGCCCTCGACGCGTTCGCCGCCGAGTCTCCCCACAAGGCCGAACTGGTGAAGCTGCGGTACTTTGCCGGCCTGTCGGAAGCGGAAGCGGCCGAAGTGCTGGGAATCTCCCGCGCGACGGCGGCCCGCTGGTGGAGCTACGCCCGCGCCTGGCTGTATCACCGACTTCGGTCCTCGCCGCAATCGAGTCAGGCGGGCGACTGA
- a CDS encoding serine/threonine-protein kinase — protein MSPSNQPVPPENQGTEAALESVDPQSVEGFFVAALTKPLEERSAFLDEVCAGDPQRRQRVEALLAAYEDAGSFLEKPASSLRGQFGPGATASLDFLEPSETAGSLGRIGPYEVLDLIGRGGMGMVMRAADPKLNRVVAVKVLAPELAVNPNARRRFLREAQAAAAISHPHVVTIHAVDDNNPPYLVMECIVGQSLQDRLNDEGALPLTEILRIGKQVSEGLAAAHAEGLIHRDIKPSNILLENGVQRVKITDFGLARAVDDATITRTGEVSGTPQYMSPEQARGERLDHRSDMFSLGCVLYAMCTGRSPFRSSSLAEAVKRVTDDSPRPIAEINPELPDWLVQIVEQLLEKNPEARIQSAEQLADLLGRHLAEIQRPSGARRGHEAINADALAGAATKPRPRASARDTRRPTPSPGARSETAGYLKGLGGAAVLGGLLGMWLAQMVRWPQMAINAAQVLLLMFVVMTGLRRMVPFAGRISWPMWALSLFSLMLFLWTISITVAAVAERSEVEEFGWLLLAALGLVNVLFIWLTIRLLSRTPASAADSIWTQPRTIPRWAAVTFVLIVVAGIFGKAWYDGRREPADTTATTTRQTDSPRQTDSSRRAIAPGTGSTSGGGDEEYDDMSGGGGMMDEMYGGPGMAGMGPGPGAKPPAMGALTLFITDPAVQVWLSQKPEKAEPADEMGGMSSSYGGDMGMMGAEYGEYGGGGGFSAMGMMEGGYGDDMGMYGDYSGSYGRSFSGKKSPETIELPAGTYRLHITVKGTGWEKADGSRALTGYTDEMTINPGETVAREISIDFDRLAAAAPDFDRPGLYRFHWPTSSEPTLLSQPQARIVQRLFTAFADETPAVAEEELLKAAFPATDEADSADAEEAPARPESLEALFNDGQHLALGRLIVPAEEGIWRLASLRDQPGAGSPGDIGGMSGPGGTPGGAGFAPDRSIRGGPGGPSGAPLERQGTLVIDLRSTGMLVAVRRKSSFDRTTLSEETITTMGETALSLPPGEYEVLMRDELAGWSTQNSRTETWIVRADSSSRVIVRRDLEFVTRPVESQTRVWRLRWNGKMFLINADQRSVLQNLLDAMVANEPDVEEATLLEGSKYESMAEFFGVKDHPWPYLRAVRPDELTDTEGRLVIPGETKGTWRLSPPAWGTVEIDVKVPGFGLTIPPQDEEGPLASWSRLQADAKFVVDLPVGRADLQVFDNLVRWNVWRFNLGQLQAETSTVTVSPAEPTRVLVDRTPEDLRRVADYEWPAGHDTAELYWPVEGTPPLIGGFGLHLTRDQAAIIRVLLRAYADGQPEVSETELLEGAGLEDRSLEELFPPKTRTLLRYMIAGEEKGTWRLSPLPEGVLNRSEDANEPAEPDDATAPVESGTREDGAADSENPDAEDSGDDTPVEEKPVPMDDAA, from the coding sequence ATGTCCCCGTCCAATCAGCCCGTCCCTCCGGAAAACCAGGGAACCGAAGCGGCACTCGAAAGCGTCGATCCCCAGTCCGTCGAAGGGTTCTTTGTTGCCGCGCTGACGAAGCCGCTCGAAGAGCGTTCCGCCTTTCTGGATGAGGTGTGCGCGGGCGACCCCCAACGCCGCCAGCGGGTCGAAGCACTTCTCGCCGCGTATGAAGACGCCGGCAGCTTCCTCGAGAAGCCGGCCTCGAGTCTGCGCGGGCAATTCGGCCCGGGCGCCACGGCCAGCCTCGATTTTCTGGAACCGAGCGAAACGGCCGGTTCTCTCGGAAGAATCGGTCCGTACGAAGTGCTCGACCTGATCGGCCGCGGAGGAATGGGGATGGTGATGCGAGCGGCCGACCCCAAGCTCAACCGGGTCGTTGCCGTCAAAGTGCTCGCTCCAGAGCTGGCCGTCAATCCGAATGCCCGCCGCCGGTTTCTGCGGGAAGCCCAGGCGGCCGCGGCAATCAGTCATCCTCACGTCGTGACGATCCATGCCGTCGACGACAACAATCCTCCCTACCTGGTCATGGAATGCATCGTCGGGCAGTCGCTGCAGGATCGGCTCAACGACGAGGGGGCGCTGCCGCTGACGGAGATTCTGCGGATTGGCAAGCAGGTCTCGGAAGGACTCGCAGCCGCCCATGCCGAAGGGCTGATCCACCGGGACATCAAGCCGTCGAACATTCTGCTGGAGAACGGCGTCCAGCGGGTGAAGATCACCGACTTCGGTCTGGCTCGTGCCGTCGATGACGCGACGATCACGCGGACCGGCGAGGTCTCCGGCACGCCTCAGTACATGTCGCCCGAGCAGGCACGGGGCGAGCGTCTCGATCATCGCAGCGACATGTTCAGCCTGGGGTGCGTCCTGTACGCGATGTGCACCGGCCGTTCGCCGTTCCGCTCCAGCAGCCTGGCCGAAGCGGTCAAGCGGGTCACCGACGACTCCCCCCGCCCGATCGCCGAGATCAATCCCGAACTACCTGACTGGCTGGTGCAGATCGTCGAACAACTGCTGGAGAAGAATCCCGAAGCGCGGATTCAGTCGGCCGAACAGCTCGCAGACCTGCTGGGCCGGCACCTGGCGGAGATTCAGCGTCCTTCCGGCGCCCGTCGAGGACACGAGGCAATCAACGCGGACGCGCTGGCAGGAGCAGCAACGAAGCCACGCCCCCGCGCTTCCGCTCGTGACACACGGCGGCCGACGCCGTCACCCGGTGCGAGGTCCGAAACGGCGGGCTACCTCAAAGGACTGGGCGGAGCGGCAGTCCTGGGCGGCCTGCTCGGCATGTGGCTCGCGCAGATGGTGCGGTGGCCCCAGATGGCGATCAACGCCGCTCAGGTTCTGCTGCTGATGTTCGTGGTGATGACCGGACTGCGACGGATGGTTCCATTTGCAGGCCGGATTTCGTGGCCGATGTGGGCATTGAGCCTGTTCTCACTGATGCTGTTCCTCTGGACCATCTCCATCACCGTCGCCGCCGTAGCGGAACGCTCGGAGGTCGAAGAGTTCGGCTGGTTGCTGCTCGCGGCACTCGGGCTGGTCAACGTGCTGTTCATCTGGCTGACGATCCGCCTGCTGTCCCGGACGCCGGCCAGCGCGGCCGACTCGATCTGGACTCAACCCCGCACGATCCCCCGCTGGGCTGCTGTCACGTTCGTCTTGATCGTCGTGGCGGGGATCTTCGGCAAGGCGTGGTACGACGGTCGTCGGGAACCGGCCGACACGACGGCGACGACGACGCGGCAGACGGACTCACCGCGGCAAACGGACTCGTCGCGGCGTGCCATTGCCCCCGGCACCGGTTCGACGTCCGGTGGGGGGGACGAGGAGTACGACGACATGTCCGGCGGCGGAGGAATGATGGACGAAATGTATGGCGGACCAGGGATGGCGGGAATGGGCCCCGGCCCCGGCGCAAAACCGCCCGCCATGGGAGCACTGACACTGTTCATCACCGATCCTGCAGTCCAGGTCTGGCTCTCACAGAAACCGGAGAAGGCGGAGCCGGCCGACGAGATGGGGGGGATGTCGTCGTCGTACGGCGGTGACATGGGAATGATGGGAGCCGAATACGGTGAGTATGGAGGGGGCGGAGGATTCTCCGCCATGGGAATGATGGAAGGCGGATACGGCGACGACATGGGCATGTACGGCGATTACAGCGGATCGTACGGCCGCTCGTTCTCCGGCAAGAAATCTCCTGAGACCATCGAACTGCCCGCAGGCACGTACCGCCTGCATATCACCGTCAAGGGAACCGGCTGGGAGAAGGCAGACGGCAGTCGGGCTTTGACCGGCTACACCGACGAGATGACTATCAATCCGGGCGAGACCGTCGCCCGCGAGATCTCGATCGACTTCGACCGGCTTGCCGCCGCGGCCCCCGACTTCGATCGTCCCGGCCTGTACCGCTTCCACTGGCCGACGAGTTCCGAACCGACGCTGCTTTCTCAGCCGCAGGCCCGGATCGTCCAGCGACTGTTTACGGCATTTGCAGACGAAACACCGGCTGTCGCAGAGGAAGAACTGCTGAAGGCGGCGTTCCCGGCAACAGATGAGGCGGACTCGGCAGACGCAGAGGAGGCTCCCGCTCGCCCCGAGTCACTCGAGGCACTGTTCAACGACGGCCAGCACCTTGCACTGGGCAGGCTGATCGTCCCGGCCGAGGAAGGCATCTGGCGGCTGGCATCGCTTCGCGACCAGCCGGGAGCGGGCAGTCCCGGCGACATCGGTGGAATGTCGGGCCCCGGTGGAACGCCAGGCGGTGCAGGCTTCGCTCCCGACAGGTCAATCCGCGGAGGCCCTGGCGGCCCGTCGGGCGCCCCGCTGGAGCGGCAGGGGACGCTGGTGATCGACCTTCGCTCGACCGGCATGCTGGTTGCCGTCCGCCGCAAGAGTTCCTTCGATCGTACGACGCTGTCGGAAGAGACCATCACGACGATGGGAGAAACAGCATTGTCGTTACCTCCCGGCGAGTACGAGGTGCTGATGCGGGATGAACTGGCCGGGTGGTCGACGCAAAACTCGCGGACGGAGACATGGATCGTGCGTGCGGACAGTTCGAGTCGTGTGATCGTCCGGCGAGATCTGGAATTCGTCACGCGGCCGGTGGAGTCTCAGACCAGGGTCTGGCGTCTCCGATGGAACGGCAAGATGTTTCTCATCAACGCCGACCAGCGATCCGTCCTCCAGAACCTGCTGGATGCGATGGTCGCGAATGAACCGGACGTTGAGGAGGCAACTCTCCTGGAAGGCAGCAAGTACGAAAGCATGGCCGAATTCTTCGGTGTGAAAGATCACCCGTGGCCGTATCTTCGCGCGGTTCGTCCGGACGAACTGACGGACACGGAAGGCAGGCTGGTCATTCCGGGCGAGACAAAAGGAACCTGGCGGCTCTCGCCGCCGGCGTGGGGTACGGTCGAGATCGACGTGAAGGTGCCGGGCTTCGGTCTGACGATCCCCCCGCAGGACGAAGAAGGCCCACTTGCCAGCTGGTCGCGGCTCCAGGCGGACGCAAAGTTCGTGGTCGACCTGCCGGTCGGAAGGGCCGATCTGCAGGTTTTCGACAATCTCGTCCGCTGGAACGTGTGGCGGTTCAACCTGGGGCAACTGCAGGCTGAGACGTCGACTGTCACGGTCTCGCCGGCTGAGCCGACCCGCGTGCTCGTCGATCGCACACCTGAGGACCTGCGTCGCGTGGCCGACTACGAATGGCCGGCCGGCCATGACACGGCTGAACTGTACTGGCCCGTAGAAGGAACTCCGCCGTTGATCGGGGGCTTCGGGCTGCACCTGACGCGGGACCAGGCGGCCATCATTCGGGTGTTGCTGCGGGCGTACGCGGACGGGCAGCCAGAGGTATCGGAGACGGAACTGCTCGAGGGGGCCGGCCTGGAGGACAGGTCGCTTGAGGAGCTGTTCCCTCCCAAGACGCGGACACTGCTGCGCTACATGATCGCCGGCGAGGAAAAGGGCACATGGCGGCTCTCGCCGCTGCCTGAAGGAGTTTTGAACCGGTCGGAAGACGCGAACGAACCGGCGGAGCCGGATGATGCGACGGCACCGGTCGAATCGGGCACCCGCGAGGACGGCGCAGCCGACTCAGAGAACCCCGACGCAGAAGACTCCGGCGACGACACCCCGGTCGAAGAGAAGCCGGTGCCTATGGACGACGCGGCGTAG
- a CDS encoding sulfatase yields MPTARLARFVLLLCGLLLIVGTRASAAEQKPNIVFILIDDLGWSDLGCYGNTFVETPHVDRLAQQGVRFTDFYAAGAVCSPTRASIQSGQYQARLGITDFIPGHWRPFEKLIVPEVTGQLPLDIVTPAEVLQGAGYRTGYFGKWHLGGRDHNPDKQGYGTTVVTGGRHFAPRFRTTPRVDIEDGTYLADFLTDQTVDFIEENREEPFFVFLSHYAVHIPLEAKPQTVAKYEDKPKPEAGINNPTYAAMIEHVDDSVGRIMAKLDELDLAENTLLVFTSDNGGLRQTYTGTGPIVTSNAPLRGEKGELYEGGIRVPLIVRWPGVAPQGAVCDEPTISIDFWPTFAEAAGAQLSQHQTIDGLSLLPVLRDPQASLDREAIYFHYPHYHHNRPASAIRAGDWKLIEYFETGNVELFNLEQDISESRNVAGQRPERVVRLKRQLAQWRDSVDAKMPRPNPKHDPERADEWWSRRTRKPLAK; encoded by the coding sequence ATGCCCACCGCTCGCCTCGCCCGCTTCGTACTCCTGCTGTGCGGACTGCTGCTCATTGTCGGCACCCGTGCATCCGCTGCAGAGCAGAAACCGAACATCGTCTTCATCCTCATCGACGATCTCGGCTGGTCGGACCTCGGCTGCTACGGCAACACATTTGTGGAAACGCCGCACGTCGACCGGCTGGCCCAGCAGGGTGTGCGGTTCACCGACTTCTACGCGGCAGGTGCGGTCTGCTCGCCGACGCGGGCGTCAATCCAGAGCGGTCAGTACCAGGCCCGACTGGGAATCACCGACTTCATCCCCGGGCACTGGCGGCCCTTCGAGAAACTGATCGTGCCGGAGGTCACCGGGCAGCTTCCGCTCGACATCGTCACACCCGCCGAGGTGCTCCAGGGGGCAGGCTACCGTACGGGCTACTTCGGCAAATGGCATCTGGGCGGCCGAGATCACAACCCCGACAAGCAGGGGTACGGAACGACGGTCGTCACCGGCGGGCGGCACTTCGCGCCGCGGTTCCGCACGACGCCCAGGGTCGACATCGAAGACGGCACGTATCTGGCGGACTTCCTGACCGATCAGACGGTCGACTTCATCGAGGAGAACCGGGAAGAGCCGTTCTTCGTCTTCCTCTCGCACTATGCCGTGCATATTCCGCTCGAAGCCAAGCCGCAGACTGTCGCGAAGTACGAGGACAAACCGAAGCCGGAGGCGGGCATCAACAACCCGACCTACGCGGCGATGATCGAGCATGTCGACGACAGCGTCGGCCGCATCATGGCGAAGCTGGACGAGCTGGACCTGGCGGAGAACACGCTGCTGGTCTTTACATCGGACAACGGCGGTCTGCGGCAGACGTACACCGGCACCGGGCCGATCGTCACCAGCAACGCGCCGCTGCGGGGCGAAAAGGGAGAGTTGTACGAGGGAGGCATCCGGGTGCCGCTCATCGTCCGCTGGCCGGGCGTGGCGCCGCAAGGTGCGGTCTGCGACGAGCCGACGATCAGCATTGATTTCTGGCCGACGTTTGCAGAGGCGGCAGGAGCCCAGCTCTCGCAGCATCAGACGATCGACGGCCTGAGCCTGCTGCCGGTGCTGCGTGACCCGCAGGCATCACTCGATCGCGAGGCGATCTACTTCCACTATCCCCACTACCACCACAACCGGCCTGCGTCGGCGATTCGTGCAGGGGACTGGAAGCTGATCGAGTACTTCGAGACCGGCAACGTGGAGCTGTTCAATCTGGAGCAGGACATCTCCGAGAGCCGCAACGTGGCGGGACAGCGTCCGGAGAGAGTGGTCCGGCTCAAGCGTCAGCTGGCCCAGTGGCGGGACTCGGTCGACGCGAAGATGCCGCGTCCAAATCCGAAGCATGACCCCGAGCGGGCGGACGAGTGGTGGAGCCGCCGGACGCGAAAGCCGCTGGCGAAGTAG
- a CDS encoding BatA domain-containing protein: MYFANPWGLLGLLALPTIVAIHLFQQRFPPLYVAGAHLWGAETRVTEAGRRRDRLPITATLLLELLAALLLTLALSEPRFGGLGEVAHIVAVLDDSASMQSRTGQQSSPRDQAVEDLERRVAATGRSTVLTLILTGPQPTLLGRRSMSVDEMRAALADWSPGATRHDFQPAWDEATQLVGEEGQFVFLTDDIPENLDALPRQMEVASFGRPQQNIAISAARWTFDSASGTGQIFLRISNYGSDPADVVVTGTRGEQKVFEKSLSINSGDEVPLETEVPGGLRRLTITATSRTDGLAADNSVTLIEPRVRSVTIAVTLPEDSIELRRTERVLQALPEVQLGQVESAELQITSATNLPGDNPERWWLGIGPINPNPAIKKQAIDLLGPYLIEKQNPLMSGVVLDGVVWGGVQASDLNLTPLISSGRLPLLSRLNGTTTVAYLMNIDFARSNLGDSPDWPIFIANLVTARRDALPGLRRWNYRLNEIVRLRLDPAETEASEELLLVSPDGSTRTLVRDRNQLVEISRFTLPGVYEIREGETLHGTFAANFFDPEESDVGSLSSGEFVPPREFEATKLQLDNPYSWLMILAILLMLGTLLTDWFVLRPRRGRAVGEPLSRA, encoded by the coding sequence ATGTACTTCGCCAATCCGTGGGGACTGCTGGGTCTGCTGGCCCTGCCGACGATCGTCGCGATCCACCTGTTCCAGCAGAGGTTCCCTCCGCTGTACGTGGCCGGGGCCCATCTGTGGGGTGCCGAGACGCGGGTGACCGAAGCAGGCCGGCGGCGGGACCGGTTGCCGATTACCGCCACGCTGCTGCTCGAACTGCTCGCAGCGCTGCTGCTGACGCTCGCGCTGAGTGAGCCGCGGTTCGGCGGCTTGGGAGAGGTTGCCCACATCGTCGCGGTGCTGGATGACTCCGCCTCGATGCAGAGCCGCACGGGCCAGCAGTCGTCGCCGCGCGATCAGGCGGTCGAAGACCTCGAACGACGCGTGGCGGCAACGGGACGGTCCACGGTTCTCACGCTCATCCTCACCGGTCCGCAGCCGACGCTGCTCGGGCGACGCAGCATGTCGGTCGACGAGATGCGGGCTGCTCTGGCCGACTGGTCTCCCGGTGCGACCCGTCACGACTTTCAGCCGGCGTGGGACGAAGCGACGCAACTGGTGGGCGAAGAGGGACAGTTTGTCTTTCTCACAGACGACATACCGGAGAACCTCGACGCCCTCCCCCGGCAAATGGAAGTGGCCTCGTTTGGCCGACCGCAGCAGAACATCGCCATTTCGGCGGCCCGCTGGACGTTCGACTCGGCCAGTGGCACCGGGCAGATCTTTCTGCGGATCTCAAACTACGGGAGCGATCCGGCCGACGTCGTCGTGACCGGTACCCGCGGCGAGCAGAAGGTCTTTGAGAAGTCGCTGTCGATCAACTCGGGGGACGAAGTGCCGCTCGAGACGGAAGTGCCGGGCGGACTGCGCCGGTTGACGATCACCGCGACGTCACGCACGGACGGGCTGGCTGCAGACAACTCGGTGACGCTGATCGAGCCACGGGTTCGCTCGGTCACAATTGCCGTCACTTTGCCGGAAGACTCGATCGAACTCCGCCGGACCGAGCGGGTGCTGCAGGCACTGCCGGAGGTTCAACTCGGCCAGGTCGAATCGGCGGAGCTGCAGATCACCTCCGCCACCAACCTGCCGGGTGACAATCCGGAGCGGTGGTGGCTGGGAATCGGCCCGATTAATCCGAACCCGGCGATCAAAAAGCAGGCGATTGATCTGCTCGGTCCGTATCTGATCGAGAAGCAGAACCCGCTGATGAGCGGCGTCGTGCTGGACGGCGTCGTCTGGGGAGGCGTGCAGGCGAGCGACCTGAACCTGACGCCGCTGATCAGCTCCGGCCGACTGCCATTGCTGTCGCGGCTGAACGGAACGACGACGGTCGCGTACCTGATGAACATCGACTTCGCCCGGTCCAATCTGGGAGACAGCCCGGACTGGCCGATCTTCATCGCCAACCTGGTGACGGCCCGACGGGACGCGCTGCCTGGCCTGCGGCGGTGGAACTACCGGCTCAACGAGATTGTGCGGCTGCGGCTCGATCCGGCGGAGACCGAAGCGTCGGAAGAGCTGCTGCTGGTCTCGCCGGACGGTTCCACGCGGACGCTGGTGCGCGACCGGAATCAACTGGTGGAGATCTCGCGGTTCACGCTGCCGGGTGTGTACGAGATTCGTGAGGGAGAGACGCTGCACGGCACGTTCGCGGCGAATTTCTTCGATCCCGAAGAGTCGGACGTCGGTTCGCTGTCGAGCGGCGAATTCGTGCCGCCGCGGGAGTTCGAGGCGACGAAGCTGCAGCTGGACAATCCGTATTCGTGGCTGATGATTCTGGCGATCCTGCTGATGCTGGGAACGCTGCTGACGGACTGGTTTGTTTTGCGTCCGCGGCGTGGCCGGGCGGTGGGTGAGCCGCTGTCACGGGCTTGA
- a CDS encoding HEAT repeat domain-containing protein yields MSAWQKLGDDLLALDQWGDFDAARTKFVKSDPSTWKWRTIDPHPVNIVVNAGVPREHFDAFVPRLLVALDELRSDPGLEMVVRSLTKKKLTVATEKLIQLFEDESLVSEHRLLWAVGNAVYTIEPRDHLDRCLHICRNPRLGDSRQRLIVHLCRFKKSEEVFETLISLLDEDNARIRGAAFEALKRLDDVRALAAIERTPVGEGDDSIYERHQKQMALKKLNEKKARSSR; encoded by the coding sequence ATGTCAGCCTGGCAGAAACTCGGCGACGACCTACTGGCGCTGGACCAATGGGGAGACTTCGACGCTGCAAGGACGAAGTTCGTCAAGTCGGATCCCTCGACGTGGAAGTGGCGCACCATCGATCCGCACCCGGTGAACATCGTGGTCAATGCAGGTGTCCCCCGGGAGCATTTTGACGCTTTTGTGCCCAGGCTTCTGGTTGCGCTGGATGAGTTGAGATCAGATCCCGGTCTGGAGATGGTCGTCCGGTCGTTGACAAAAAAGAAACTCACCGTGGCGACCGAAAAGCTGATCCAACTGTTCGAAGATGAGTCACTCGTTTCAGAGCACCGTCTTCTCTGGGCTGTGGGCAATGCGGTTTACACCATCGAACCTCGCGATCATCTGGATCGATGTCTCCACATATGCCGAAATCCTCGACTCGGGGACTCGCGGCAACGTCTGATCGTCCACCTGTGTCGATTCAAAAAGTCCGAAGAGGTTTTTGAGACTCTCATTTCCCTGCTCGACGAAGACAATGCCAGAATTCGTGGTGCAGCATTTGAAGCACTCAAGCGTTTGGATGATGTTCGTGCGTTGGCCGCAATCGAGCGGACACCTGTTGGCGAGGGGGACGACAGTATTTATGAGCGTCATCAAAAGCAGATGGCTTTGAAAAAGCTCAACGAAAAGAAGGCGAGGTCTTCTCGGTAA
- the surE gene encoding 5'/3'-nucleotidase SurE, with protein sequence MKLMLTNDDGIDAAGIAALERAVADYGDIVVVAPQEHHSGCGHRVNTDMPVPTRLDAENRHAIGGTPADCTRVGLLHLAPDTSLVLSGINEGGNLGVDVFMSGTVAAAREAALFGTPAIAFSQYRNGPIEFNWEAAIVMARRVMDLARQRPPQPGSFWNVNFPSGIDDANEPEIVFCPLDTTHHAVRYEIDGDHFHYRGVYHERGRTPDHDVDVCFSGRISVTELTLTNHA encoded by the coding sequence ATGAAACTGATGCTGACAAACGACGACGGAATTGACGCAGCCGGCATTGCCGCCCTCGAACGGGCCGTTGCCGACTACGGCGACATTGTGGTGGTGGCCCCGCAGGAACATCACTCAGGCTGTGGTCACCGCGTAAACACCGACATGCCGGTGCCGACGCGACTCGATGCCGAAAACCGCCACGCAATCGGCGGCACTCCCGCCGACTGTACCCGCGTCGGCCTGCTGCATCTGGCCCCCGACACGAGTCTGGTCCTCTCCGGTATCAACGAGGGGGGCAACCTGGGTGTGGACGTCTTCATGTCCGGCACCGTGGCCGCCGCCCGTGAAGCGGCCCTGTTCGGCACACCGGCGATCGCGTTCTCGCAGTACCGCAACGGCCCGATCGAATTCAACTGGGAAGCGGCAATTGTCATGGCCCGCCGGGTGATGGACCTGGCCCGCCAGCGCCCGCCGCAACCGGGCAGCTTCTGGAACGTCAACTTCCCGTCGGGAATTGATGATGCCAACGAGCCCGAGATCGTCTTCTGCCCGCTCGACACGACGCATCACGCGGTCCGGTACGAGATCGACGGGGATCACTTCCATTACCGGGGCGTCTACCATGAGCGCGGCCGCACGCCGGATCACGACGTGGACGTCTGCTTCTCCGGCAGGATCTCGGTGACCGAGCTGACGCTGACGAACCATGCGTGA